The Deltaproteobacteria bacterium genome segment CGATCGGGGATGCCGTCGGTCATGCGCGGAAGCTCCTGGGGCGCGCGTCGCGAGCAGGGCGAAGGTAGCGCGGCCGGGCGTCCGGCCGCCTCGGGGGATCCGGCCGGTCCCGGACGCGGCGCGCCGTGGTATCGTCGCGCCGGGCGCGCCTCCCGCGCCCGACTCCAGTGCGCAGCGGGTCGCCCTCCCCCGGACCCGAGGCCAATGCCGTCCCTGGCCGCCCCGGCGCGCCGGGGCCCGGCGCGCGGCGAAGGGTCTCTTGGCGACGGTCTACAGCCACTCCCGCCTGTCGAGCTTCGAACACTGCCCGCGCCAGTTCCACTATCGCTACGTCGAGCGCCGGGCCGTCGACACCGAGGGCATCGAGGCCTTCGTCGGCAAGCGCGTGCACGCGGTGCTCGAGCGGCTGAACCAGTTCGTGGAGCGCGGGCTCGTGCCGCCGCTCGCGAAGGTGGTGGGCCGCTTCCGCGCCGAGTGGGAGGCGCACTTCGATCCCGCGCGGATCCGCATCGTGCGCAGCGAGAACCCGGCCGCGGCCTACCGCGAGAACGGCGAGCGCTGCCTCGCCAACCACTACCGCCGCCACTACCCCTTCGACCGCGACGAGACCCTCGGGATCGAGGCGCACCTCGCGTTTCCGCTCGACGAGGCGGGCAGCTACCGGATCCAGGGCTTCGTGGACCGCCTCGCGCGCGCGCCGGACGGCGCGATCGAGGTCCACGACTACAAGACCGGCCGCTGGGTTCCCTCCCAGGAGCAGCTCGACGCGGACCGCCAGCTCGCGCTCTACCAGCTCGGGGTCCAGGCGCGCTACGGAACCGACACTCCCGTGCGTCTGGTCTGGCACTACCTCCTGCGCGACCAGGTGCGCGTCTCCACCCGCACCCGCGAGCAGCTCGACGCCCTGCGCGCCCGCACCATCGAGCTGATCGATCGCATCGAGTCCGAGCAGGCCTTCGACCCCCGCCCCGGCAGCCTCTGCACCTGGTGCGAGCACAACGACGTCTGCCCCGCGATGGGAGCCCGCAAGGCCGCCGCCGCTCCCGCCGCCACCGCCGCTCCCGCCGCGCCCCGCCAGCTCCCCCTCCTCTGAGGACCGCGCGGATCGCGCGGGAGAGCGGGCGCGGCCGGGTCGGCTAGGCTGCCCGCATGGCGCTGCGCATCGAGCGGATCCCCACCCTGTCCGACAACTACAGCTATCTGCTGCTCTGCGAGGAGAGCGGCGAGGCGGCCGTGGTGGACGCGCCCGAGGCCGAGCCGGTCGTGAAGCGCGCCGACGCGCTCGGCGCGCGCGTGACCCGGATCCTCTCCACCCACCACCATCCCGACCACGCGATGGCGAACCCGGAGCTCGCGGAGCGCTGGAAGGTTCCGGTCTTCGGGCACGCGTCCGACGCGGGCCGCCTGGCCGGCTTCACGAACGGGCTCGAGGAGGGCGACACCGTCCCGGTCGGCCGGCACCACGCACGGGTGCTCTTCATCCCTGCCCACACGCGCGGCCACATCGCCTACGTCTTCGACCAGGCCCGGGCCGCCTTCACCGGCGACACGATGTTCGCGGGCGGCTGCGGCCGGCTCTTCGAGGGAACGCCCGAGATGATGTTCGCCTCGCTCCAGAAGCTCGGCGCCCTGCCCGACGACACGCGGATCTTCTGCGGCCACGAGTACACCGAGTCGAACCTGGTCTTCGCCGCGCACCTCGAGCCGGACAACGCGGCGGTGCGCGAGAAGCTCGCCCGCGTGCGCGCGCTGCGGGCGCGCCGGGCCGCCGACTGGCACGACGCCACGCCCGGCGAGATGACGATCCCGTCCACGATCGGCGAGGAGCGCGCGACGAACCCCTTCCTGCGTGCGGCCGACGCCGCCGAGCTCGGCCGCCGCCGCGCGCTCAAGGACTCGTTCCGGGGCTGAGATGGCGCGCCCCGTCCTGCTCGCCCCGGCCGGCGCCGCCTCCTCCACTCTCGAGCATCGCGTCGCGTTCTACGAGACCGACGCGATGGGCGTCGTCCACCACTCGAACTACGTGCGCTTCCTCGAGCTCGCACGCGTGGTCTGGATGGACGAGCACGACCGCCCCTACCGCGAGTACGCAGCCCAGGGCCTGCACTTCGCGACCACCGCCGTGGAGCTCCGCTACCACCGCAGCGCCGGCTTCGACGACCTGCTCGCCGTGACCACCTGGATGGAATGGCTCCGGCGCGCCTCGCTGCGGATGGCCTACGAGATCCGCCGCGCCGGCACGCTCGTCGCCAGCGGCGCCACCGAGCACGCGATGGTCGACCTCGAGGGCCGCCCGCGCGGCATCCCGCCGGAGCGGCGCGCGGTCCTGCTCACGCGGATCGGCGCCGCGCCCCGGAGCTGAGCCCCTACGGCCGGAGCGCCTTCGGGAGCACGCGGCGCAGCAGGCCTCGCACCTGGCCCTCGGCCCAGCCGCTCGCACGCTGGATCGCGTCGAGCGCGTCGCCCTGTCCGGACCAGTGCGAGCGCACGACGTCGGGATGGACGTAGTTGAGGACGCGCGAGAGCGTCGCCGCCACGATCAGCAGGTCGTCGAGCAGGCCGAGCGGCCCGAAGAGCGCCTCCGGGAGCAGGTCCACCGGCGAGAGCACGTAGCCGACCCCGAAGAGCGCGATCGCCTTGCCGCCGGGCGGAACGCGGGGATCGCGCAGCAGCCGGAAGAGCAGCACGGTGAGGTCCGGCAGCAGCAGCAGCACGTCGCGCACGCCCGAGCGGCCGCCCGGGTGCGGCGCCACCAGCGCCTCGCGCACGCGGTCGTAGAAGCGCCTCTCGCGCGGGTTCAGGTCGATCGTCACGTGGCGGTCGCTCATCCCGCGATGGCCTCCCCTCCGTCGACGCGGATCACGTTGCCGGTGACCCAGCCGCAGCCCGGCTCCGCCAGCGCCACCAGCGCGCCGGCCACGTCCTCGGGCTGCGTGAGGCGCCCGCGCGGGTTGCGCACGCGCGAGAGCTCGAGCATCCGCTCGGAGCCCGGGATCTTGCGCACGGCCGGGGTGTCGGTGACACCCGCCTGGATCGCGTTGGCACAGGCCTCGAAGGGTGCGAGCTCGATCGCGAGCTGGCGGACCGCCGCCTCGAGCGCAGCCTTGGCCACGCTGACCGGCCCGTAGCTCGGCCAGGCCCGGCTCGAGCCCTCGCTGGTCATCGCGAAGACGCGCGCGCCGCGCTCGAGCAGCTCCGCCCCGACGAGCGCCTGCGTCCAGTCGACGAGGCTCGTCGCCATCACCTCGAGCGTCATCGCCATCTGTTGCGCGCTCACCACGCCGGCGGCGTCCTTGGCGATCAGCGGACGCAGCGTCCCGAACGCGAGCGAGTGCAGCAGCACCCGCACGCCGGGCCCACCGCACCGCTCTTCCGCGAGCGCGCCGATCACCTCGGCGCGTCGCGCCGGGTCCGCGGCGTTCACGTTGAACCAGAGCGCGCGCCGGCCCGCGGCCTCGACGTCGGCCCGGACGGCCGCGGCGAGGGGCAGCGTCGCGCGCCGGTCGAGGTGCACGCCGGCGACGTCGAGCCCGGCACGCGCGAAGGCACGCGCCGCCGCGGCGCCGAAACCGCTCGACGCTCCGAGGATCAGGCACCAGCCCGGCGCGAGGCCCATCCGCTCTCCTCCGTCAGCCCGCTCGTGTCACGGCTGGAGCACGCCGGCGAGCGCGCGGCCCTCGGCGCCCGCGAGCGGGACCTCGAGCAACGCGGCGAGCGTCGGCGCGACGTCGATCTGCCGCAGCTCCGGCACCCGCACCGCCGGGCGCAGCCCGGCCCCCCACGCCACGAGCCCCGTCGCCATGCGTGGCTCGCCGGGAGCGTACCCTCCCGCCGCCCGCTGCGAAGCCGGGCCGAGCCGCGCGCCCTCGGCCCCGTCCTCGAACACCCAGCCGGGCGCCGCGTCGATCCCGAACCACGCCTGGGGATCCGCGCCGCGCGCCAGCATCTCCTGCGCCGAGACGACGTGGAAGGCGCCCGTCTGGCCGGCCGCCTCCTCGAGCGCGCGGCGCGCGAGGAGCGCGTCGTCCTCCTGCCGCGCGTAGACGAAGGCGCTGCCGCCGTTGCTGCGGGCGAGGGCATTCCAGCGCACGACGGAGCCCCCCTGCGTGGTGATCAGGCCCACCTCCGCGAGCACGGCGTTCGGGCGTACGGCGGTGTGGACGGGGAGCGTGCCGTGGTCGCCGGTCACGACGAGCGCGCTGCTCGCAAGCCGCCCGGCGCGGCCGAGGCAGTCGACCAGGCGGCCGAGCTCGGCGTCGGCTCCGGCCACCGCCGCCTCCGCCTCGCGCGAGCCCGGCGGCGCGGCGGCGCGTGCGATTCCGGCCTGTGCGAGCACGAGCCCGAGCAGCCGCGGCGGGCTCGCGCCGGTGAGGAGGGCGCAGGCCGCCCGCACGAGCGCGGCGTCGCGTGCTGCGCCCGGCTCCGCCGGCGCGTCCGGAAGCGACTGCGCCACCGGCGATCCGTCGGTCCCGGGCCAGTCGAAGGCCGCTGCGGCACCGCCCCCGCGCCCCACCGCCTGCCAGAGCGTCTCGCCCTCGATCGCGCTCGCCGGGAGCGGCCGCGGCGCGCCGACGCCGTTCGCCTCGAGCGGCCGCAGCGCGAAGGCGCCGTGCCGGGCCGGGCTGCGGCCGGTCGCGAGCGAGACGAGGGCGGGCAGCCCCGCCGGCGGGAACACCGGATGGAGCACCTCGACGGCAACGCCGCCCCCGGCGAGCGCGGCGAGCCGGGGCGCGAGGGCCGCAGCGGCCGGCGCCGGGAGGAAGTGCGCGGGCTCGAGCCCCGGGATCGCGACCAGGACGACGCGTTCGGGCCGGCGCGGCAGGCGGTCGGCGGCCGGCAACGCGGCCTCGTCACGCGGGGCTCCCGTGAATCCACCCGGGCCACCCGCGCAGCCCGAGGCGACGGCAAGCCCGACCAGCGCAGCGGTGCGCACCGCCGCCCCCCAGCGCCGGCGGATCATGCGAGCGCGCACCGGGACGTCAGGTGAAGACCCCCCTGCGCTCCGCGAGCCCGCGCGCGAAGAGCGCCTCGATCGCCTCGCGCACGCGCGCGACCTGCTCCTCGATCACCGCGTCCTCGTCGGTCGGCGAGCCCTGGAAGTGCATCGGCTCGCCGAAGTAGATCCGGTACTTGACCGGCAGGGGCAGGAGCCCGAGCGGGCCCAGCCACGGGAAGGTCGGGGTGATCGGGAAGGCGGGCATGCCGAGCGCCTGGCCGAGCCCGCGCAGATTCGCGAGCCCCGGCTGCTGCTCCTCGGAGCCGACCACCGCGATCGGCACGATCGGCACCTGGGCCGCGAGCGCGAGGCGCAGGAAGCCGGTGCCGAAGCGCTGGAGCCGGTAGCGGTCGCGGTAGAGCTTGTTCATGCCGCGCACGCCTTCCGGGAAGACCAGCACCGCCTCGCCGGCGTCGAGCATCTCGCGGCAGGTCTCGGGCGTGCCCGCCACCGCGCCGCCGCGCGCGGCGAGCTCGCTCACGAAGGGCAGCTGCGGCACCCAGTACTCGGCCATGCTGCGCAGGATGCGCGGCGGGTCGGCCTCGAGCAGCATCGCGGTCATGACCATCGCCGCGTCGAAGGGGAGCTGCCCGGCGTGGTTGGCGATCAGCAGCACGCCGCCCGGTGGAACCTGCTCGATGCCCGCGGTCTCCACCCGGAACCAGTAGCGGTAGAGCAGGAGCACGGGGAGGATCGACTGGCGCACGCTCTCCGGATGCAGGCCCCAGGGGTCGAAGCCGAACTCGTTGAGGCGGGTCGGGATCTTCCGGATGCGGTCGTCCACCTCGTGGAGGAGGTCGCGGGCGGCGAGCGGGAGCAGCGCGCCGCCGAGGTCGCCGAGCGCGCGCTGCCAGCCGGGTCGCGGGCTCATCGTCGCACCCTCAGCGCCGCACGCTGTGGAAGATCTCTTCGAGCCCGAACAGGGGCCGGAATCCGGTCGCGTCGGCGAAGCGCTTGCCCGACAGCGTCACCGGATACTTCACGTAGTCGATCGCTCCGGACGGATAGGGCACGACGCCCCACGCGAAGAGGCGGTCGAGGAGCGGGCGCAGGATCGGCTCGGGGATCGGCCAGGCGGTGCCGCCGCTCTCACGGATCGCCACCGACAGCGGCGTCGCACCCGGCCCCACGACGTTGAAGACGCCCTGCAGCCCGTGCTCGAGGGCGAGCGCGATCGCCTCCGAGACGTCCTCCTCGTGGATGAACTGGAGCATCGGGTCGAAGCCCATCACGGTCGGGACCCGGCGCTGGCGGAGGTACTCGCCGATCATCGAGTGGACGTAGTACCCGAGCACGTTGACCGGCCGGAGCACGGAGGTGCGGATGTGGGGGTACTTCCAGATGAAGGCGGAGGCGAGCGTGTCCACCTCGACGAGGTCGCGGATCTCGGGATAGGAGCGGCTCGCACCGAGCGGATGGTCCTCGTCCATGTAGAAGGGGTTCTCGGGGAAGGCGCCGTAGACGTAGCTGCTCGAGATGACGACGAGCTTCTGGACGCCGTAGCTCACGCAGTGGTCGAGGAGCTGCTTGGTGCCGCGGACGTTCACCTCGTGGCGGATCCGGTCCGGCAGCCGGAAGTGGCGGACGAAGCCCATGTGGACGAGGGCCGTCGGCTGCTCGGTGCGCAGCACGTCCTCGAACTTGCGCTTGCGCAGGTCCACCTCGTGGACCGTCACGCCCTTCGGGCGCCCCTCCCAGGGAACACGGTCGGCACCGGTCACCTCCCAGGTGTCGAGGAGCCGCCGGGCCAGCAGACGGCCCTGGCCGCCGGCAATGCCGGTGATGAGCACCTTCTCCATGGTGGCGGGTTTTCCATGGTAGCGACATTTCCATTGATTCTCCGGGTAGTTGCGAGCCGAGAGTATCGTCCGGACCGGGCCCGGGCCAGACCCATCTCGCGGCTCTCGTGGTATAACCCAACCCGAACGACCCCCCGGAGGGATGTGCTTTGGTGGCGCCGACGGCGCGCTTCGAGGAGATCCGGATCCCGCTCGAGGAGCCGCAGCACGAGCTTGCGGCGGTCTCGGGCGTGCTCGGCGTGCCCGAGTGGTGGCCGACGGGCGCGCGGATCGGCGTCGTGCTCGCGCACGGTGCGGGCCGCGACATGACCGACCCGCTCGTCGCGGGCCTCCATCGGGGGCTCACCGAGCGCAGGTCGCTCACGCTGCGCTTCAACTTCCCGTTCGCGGAAGCGAAGCGCCCTCGCCCCGACAGTCTGGGCGTGCTCGAGCGCACCTTCCGCCAGGCGGCGGCGCTGCTCGGCCGCGATCCCACGGCGGCGCCGGCGCATCTCTTCGTCGGCGGGATCGGGCTCGGCGCGCACGCGGCGGCGCAGGCGGCCGCGCGGCTGCGCGTGAACGGGGTCTTCCTGATCGGCTACCCGCTCCACAGCCGCGACCACCCGACCCGGAACGTGAAGGCCGACGCCCTCTACCGGCTCGTCTCCCCGCTCCTCTTCATCCAGGGCACGCGCGACCGCAACTGCGACCTCGACGCGCTGCGCGCCACCCTGACGAGGGTCGGCACGCTCAAGACCCTGCACGTGGTCGAGGAGGCCGACGGCGCCATGGCCGTGCCGAAGCGCTCGGGGCGGCCCGCCGAGGACGTGACGCGCGAGCTCCTCGACGCCCTCGACTCCTGGTTCCACCAGGTCGTCGAGGGCCCCTAGCGAGAACAGGAGCGCAGGTGAGCGAAGCCGGCGACGAGCTCTACTTCGTCCAGGCTCCCGTCGGGGAGATGGCGAACCTCGCCTACCTGATCGGCAGCCGCTCGACGCGGGAGGCGCTGCTGGTGGACCCCGCCTGGAGCGTGGACGCCCTGCTCGACCGCGCCGAGGCCGACGGGATGCGCGTGGTGGGCGCCCTGGCCACCCACTACCACCAGGACCACGTCGGGGGCTCCCTCTTCGGGATGTCGATCGAGGGCCTGGGCCGGCTGATGGCGCGCCGTCCCGTGCCGGTCCATGTGCAGGCGCACGAGGCCGAAGGCGTGCGGCGGGTGACGGGCGTCTCGGCTTCGGATCTCGTCGCACACGAGGGCGGCGACGTCCTCGAGCTCGGCCGCGTGCGGGTGCGGCTCCTCCACACGCCCGGGCACACCCCCGGCTCGCAGTGCTTCCTCGTCGAGAGCGGCGCGGGCCCCGGACGGCTCGTGTCCGGCGACACCCTGTTCCTGAACGCCTGCGGCCGCGTCGACCTGCCCGGCGGCGACCCCGAGGCGATGTTCCGCAGCCTCGACGGCGTGCTGAAGCGGCTTCCCGACGAGACGATCCTCTATCCCGGCCATCTCTACGCGCCCGAGCCGTCCGCGACGATGGGCGAGCAGAAGCGCACGAACCCCTACCTGCGCGCCGCGACCGTCGATCAGTTCCTGACCTTCGTCGGCTTCTAGCCGGCGGGCTTCGGTCGCCGCGGCTCGCTGCGCATCCGCCGACGCGCGTGTCAGTCTCCTCGAGCGGAGCAGCCAACTTCGCGATTTGCTGCGGCTTTTCGACTTGCGGTCAGCTTGCGGCCCCTACCTGCGTCCGTTAGCGTTCGCCGTCCTTTCCGTCCCGGAGCGCCCGCTCCGGCGCTCTCCCGCCCGCATCGGAGGCCCCCGGTCCATGAAGATCATGGTCTGCATCAAGCAGGTCCCGCACCAGGACGCGCGTCTCGACGTCCGCGGCGACGGCACCTGGATCCAGGACGAGAACATCAAGTTCGAGATCAACCCCTACGACCAGAACGCCCTCGAGGCGGCGCTCCAGCTCAAGGACGCGGGCGGCGGCGAGGTGGTGGTGGCCTCGATCGGGCCCGAGCGGGTCACGCAGTCGCTGCGCACCGCGCTCGGCATGGGTGCGGACCGCGCGATCCACGTGAAGGACGCGGCCGCCGACGGCTCGGACGCGCTCGGCGTCGCCAAGCTCCTGGCGGCGCTCGCCAAGGCCGAGAGCCCCGACCTGATCTTCACCGGCTTCATGTCCGACGACGGCAACATCGCCGCCGTCGGCCCGATGCTCGCGACCCTGCTCGGGATCCCGCACACGACCACCGCCGTGAGCCTGAAGAAGGAGAACGGCACGGTGCAGGTGGAGCGCGAGCTCGAGGGCGGCGCCCTCGAGGTGGTGGACCTGAAGACGCCCTGCCTCGTGACGACCCAGACCGGCATGAACCAGGTCCGCTACGCGTCGCTCAAGGGCATCATGGCCGCCAAGAAGAAGCCGATCGACGTCAAGACGGTTGCCGATCTCGGCCTCGCCGGGCAGGTGGGCGCCGGCGCGGCGAAGGTCCGGATCGAGAAGCTCTACACGCCGCCCAAGGGCCAGGGCGCCGAGATCGTGTCGGGCTCGGCGGACGAGGTGGCGGGCAAGCTGGTCGGCAAGATCAAGGAGCTGGGGCTCCTCTAAGCCTCGCCCCGAAGGAGACACGCGATGGGTTCGATCCTCCTGGTGGCGGAGATCCAGAAGGGCAAGCTGCGCGAGGCCAGCCTCGAGCTGGTCAGCGTGGCGCGCAAGATCGGCGAGGCGACCGGCCGCGAGGTCAAGAGCCTGGTCGTCGGCCAGGGCGTCTCGGGGATCGCCGAGGAGCTGGCCAAGAAGGGCGGCGGCGAGGTGTTCCTCGCCGACGACGCCGCGCTCGCCAACTACAGCGTCGACGCCTACCACGCAGCGGCCAAGGCGGCGATCGCAGCCGGCTCGCCCGAGATCGTGCTGCTCTCGAACACGCCCACGGGCTGGGACCTGGCGCCGCGGCTCGCGGCTGCGCTCGACGCGGCGTTCGTGTCGGACTGCTTCGACGTCGAGGTGGCGGGGGCCGAGCTGGTGTTCCTGCGCCGCTTCTTCAACGGCAAGCTCGACGCGCGGCTGCGCCCGGTGGGCCTGCCGATCGTCGCCACGATGCAGCCGGGCGCGACGGCGGCCTTCAGCGGCTCCGCCGACGGCAAGGTGACGGCGCTCGCGGTCTCCGTCGGCGAGGGTGGCACCCGCTTCGTCGAGACCAAGGTGGCCGAGGCCAAGGGCGTCGACCTCACCAAGGCCGAGGTCATCGTGTCGGGCGGCCGGTCGCTCGGGGGTCCCGAGAAGTTCCAGGAGGTGATCAAGCCCCTCGCCGACGCGCTCGGCGGCGCGATGGGCGCCTCGCGACCGGTGGTCGATGCCGGCTGGCTGCCGCACGAGTACCAGGTCGGCTCCTCCGGCCAGATCGTGGCGCCGAAGCTCTACATCGCCTGCGGCATCTCGGGCGCGATCCAGCACCTGGTCGGCATGAAGGGGTCGAACTTCGTCATCGCGATCAACAAGGATCCCGATGCTCCGATCTTCGAGGTCGCGAACCTCGGCGTCGTGGGCGACCTCTTCGAGGTGGTGCCGAAGCTCACGGAGGCGGTCAAGGCCGCCAAGGGCTGATCTTCTTTCGTTGACACCACGGACCCCAGGGAGTACCAAGGACGGGTCGGCGAACGCACGTCGTCCCCCCATGGCTGCTCCCGCTGCTCCTCCGTCTGCCGCTCCGCGGTCATCGCCGCCGACGCGAGAGAAGGGTGCAGGCCCGCGAGCTGGCGTCGCGGGCCTGGTGAAGGGCCGGGGGGTCCCATTCCGCGACGCATTGCGGTGCTCAACGAGAAGGGCGGCAGCGGCAAGACCACGCTCGCTGCCGGATTGGGCGCGCACCTGGCGCTGTGTGGCGGCCGGCGCGTGCTCGCGATCGACATGGACCCGCAGGGGCAGCTCGGCAAGGTGCTGGGCGTGGAGGTGCGGCAAGCCCGCCGCAGCGCGATCGAGCTGCTCGTGGACGCGGTGCTCGGCCCGCCCTCGGGCGCCGGGGAGGAGGCCGCCCCGGCGCGGGCGGCCGAGCTCCCGATCCTGCCGACACGGATCCCGCGGCTCGACGTCGTGGTGGCCCACAAGGCGCTCGGGCTCGCGCCCGCCCTCGGCGCCGGCGAGCCGGAGCCCACGGGGCGCCTGCGCCGGCGCCTCGACGCGGCCCGGGGCCTCGCCCCCTACGACTACGTCCTCGTCGACGGCCCCCCGAGCTTCGGCCTGCTCACCTTGAACGTGCTGCGCGCGGTGGACGAGGTGGTGGTGCCGGTTCCGCTCACCTTCCTCGCGCTCGACGGCTGCGCGGAGCTGGTGCGCACGATCGAGAGCGTGCGCACGCGCTACGACCATCCGGGGCTGCGCATCACGATGGTCGTACCGACCTTCCATCGCCGCACGCGCCTGGCTGCCGAGGTGCTGGCGGCGCTCGAGCAGCGATTTCCCAAGGAAATCGCACACACGGTCGTCGGCTGGCACGTCAAGATCGACGAAGCGCAGGCCCGCGGGCTCTCGGTGTTCGAGTACGCGCCGGGGGACCGGGGCGCGCGGGCGCTGGCGGCGCTCGCGCAGGAGCTCGAGGCGCGCACGCCGGCGGGAGCCACCTAGGCACGCGGAGTCGGGGGAGGATGAGCGCACCCACGAACGGGGACTCGCGGCGGCAGCCGCTCCGGCTCGGGGACCCGTTCGCGCCGGTGGTCGGGCCCGATCCGCTCGCGCCCTGGCTCGATGCGCTCGACCGGCGGGCGCCCGGCGCCGAGCTGCGGGCCGCGCTCGCCGTCGAGGTCGCGGCGCCCGAGCCGGAGCCGCCGGCCGCGCCGCCGCCGGCACCGGCACCTGCCCCGCGCCCGGCCGACCTCGAGCTCGACGAGGACTGGCAGCGGCTCGCGCGGCGCGTCGGCGAGGAGCCGGCGCGCCGGCTCGCGCTGGTGGCGTCGGGCGTCGAGGGCTGGGATCGCTTCGGCCTCTCGCCGGGCGCGCTCCGCCAGGCCTTCCCCTTCTTCCTCGGGCTCTACCGCTCGTGGTTCCGCGTGCGGAGCGAGGGACACGCGCACCTGCCGGCAGAGGGTCCCTTGGTGCTCGCCGCCAACCACGGCGGCCTGCTGCCCTTCGACGGGGCGATGGCGGTGATCGACCTGCTCCTCCATGGCGACCCGCCGCGCCTCGCGCGCGCGATCGTGGACCGCTGGGCCGGCTCGCTGCCCTGGGTGAACGTCTTCTTCGCACGCGTCGGACAGGTGGTCGGCACCCACGAGAACCTCGCGCGCCTGCTCGCCGACGGCGAGACGGTGCTGGTGTTCCCGGAAGGCATGGACGGGATCCGCAAGCCGATCACGCAGCGCCACCGCCTGCAGCGCTTCCACGCCGGCTTCGTCGAGCACGCCTTGCGCGCGCGGGCGCCGATCGTGCCGATGGCGATCGTCGGCAGCGACGACCAGGCCCCGGTCCTGTTCGACGTGAAGCCGCTGGCGCGCCTGCTCGGCCTGCCCGTCGCGCCGATCACGCCGACCTTCCCCTGGCTCGGCCCGCTCGGCCTGCTCCCCTACCCGGTGCGCTACCGGATCGCCTACGGCGAGCCGCTGCGCTTCCACGAGCGCTTCGCGCCCGGCGCCGCCGCGGATCCCGCCGTCGTGCGCGCCCTGGCAGGGCAGGTGCGGCGCGCCATCCAGCACCTGATCGACGCGCGCCGATGAAGGCGGTGGTCGTCACGCACGCGGATCTGCCGCTCGGGCGGCGGATCGTGAAGCTCCTCTGGCACGAGCCCGGGATCGGGCGCCTCGTCGCGATCGGCGAGGGACCGCCGCCGCGAGCCTTCGACGCGCTCCGGGCCGGTACCGAGCCGCGGCTCGTCTACGAGCAGCTCGACCACGCCCGACAGCGATCGATCGCGGACTGGTTCCATTCGCGGCGGCTGCGCGAGATCGCGCCGGAGGCGGTGGTGTACGTGCCCCACCACGGAGCGGCGCCGGAGGGTTTGCCGGTGGTGGCGCAGGTGCCCAAGCGCGTCGCGGAGGCGCGCCTCGTGCTCCACCACGCGCTCGAGCTGCGCAGCATCCGCACGCTCGTGGCGCTCGGCAGCGCCTTCGTCTACGAGCTGGCGCCCGGCAACGCGAACCAGCTCTGCGAGGACTCCCCCCTCCGGCTCGATCCTTCCGCGCCGCCCGCGCTGCGCGCCTGGATCGACAGCGACATGCTCTTCCAGGCGGAGATCGGCAGGGCGCATGGCGCCTGGCCCTCCGGTTCATCACCCTCCGGTTCATCGCCGTCCGGTTCATCGCCGTCCGCTTCCTCGGGCCGGGCGCGCCTGCGCGTCGTGCTGCTGCGCGTGCCGACGGTGGTGGCCTCGGGGGGCTACGTGTACCTGCACCCGCTCCTCGAGGGTGCCGCCGGGCCGCGGCCGCGGCCGGCGGGCTTCGACCCGCTGTGCCCGGTGATCGCCGACAAGGACGTGGCACGCGCCGTGGCGGCGGCCCTCGCGAGCGGGGCCTGCGGGGTGTTCCAGGTCGCGGGGCACGAACGCCTGCCGCTCTCGGTCCTGGGCCGCTGGACCGGCCGGCCCACGCTGCCGGTGCCGGGTCCGCTGCTCGGCCTGGCGGCACGCGGCGCGGCGTGGCTCGGCCTCGCCGAGGCGGCTCTCGACGCGCCGCTCGCGCGCCACGGGATGAGCCTCGACGTGCGCCGGGCCGAAACGGGGCTGGGCTTCCGGCCGCGCTATCGGATCGGCCTCGCCCGGGCGGGGGACGGCGCGCTGCGCCTCGAGGCGGTTCCGGCGCCGGCCTGAGGCGCAAGGCCCCGGTGGCCGCTATCCTGCGCCCCCTTTTCGCGAGCCACAGGCGAGCGAAGCGCACCAGCCCGGGAGCCCCACCGTGGAAGTCGACACCTCGCAGTTCCGCAACGGCCTCAAGTTCCTGCTCGACGGCCAGCCCTTCGTCATGACCTTCTTCCAGCACGTGAAGCCGGGCAAGGGCGGCGCCTTCGTGCGTACCAAGGTCAAGA includes the following:
- a CDS encoding electron transfer flavoprotein subunit alpha/FixB family protein — its product is MGSILLVAEIQKGKLREASLELVSVARKIGEATGREVKSLVVGQGVSGIAEELAKKGGGEVFLADDAALANYSVDAYHAAAKAAIAAGSPEIVLLSNTPTGWDLAPRLAAALDAAFVSDCFDVEVAGAELVFLRRFFNGKLDARLRPVGLPIVATMQPGATAAFSGSADGKVTALAVSVGEGGTRFVETKVAEAKGVDLTKAEVIVSGGRSLGGPEKFQEVIKPLADALGGAMGASRPVVDAGWLPHEYQVGSSGQIVAPKLYIACGISGAIQHLVGMKGSNFVIAINKDPDAPIFEVANLGVVGDLFEVVPKLTEAVKAAKG
- a CDS encoding electron transfer flavoprotein subunit beta/FixA family protein; the protein is MKIMVCIKQVPHQDARLDVRGDGTWIQDENIKFEINPYDQNALEAALQLKDAGGGEVVVASIGPERVTQSLRTALGMGADRAIHVKDAAADGSDALGVAKLLAALAKAESPDLIFTGFMSDDGNIAAVGPMLATLLGIPHTTTAVSLKKENGTVQVERELEGGALEVVDLKTPCLVTTQTGMNQVRYASLKGIMAAKKKPIDVKTVADLGLAGQVGAGAAKVRIEKLYTPPKGQGAEIVSGSADEVAGKLVGKIKELGLL
- a CDS encoding MBL fold metallo-hydrolase; this translates as MSEAGDELYFVQAPVGEMANLAYLIGSRSTREALLVDPAWSVDALLDRAEADGMRVVGALATHYHQDHVGGSLFGMSIEGLGRLMARRPVPVHVQAHEAEGVRRVTGVSASDLVAHEGGDVLELGRVRVRLLHTPGHTPGSQCFLVESGAGPGRLVSGDTLFLNACGRVDLPGGDPEAMFRSLDGVLKRLPDETILYPGHLYAPEPSATMGEQKRTNPYLRAATVDQFLTFVGF
- a CDS encoding alpha/beta hydrolase, whose protein sequence is MAPTARFEEIRIPLEEPQHELAAVSGVLGVPEWWPTGARIGVVLAHGAGRDMTDPLVAGLHRGLTERRSLTLRFNFPFAEAKRPRPDSLGVLERTFRQAAALLGRDPTAAPAHLFVGGIGLGAHAAAQAAARLRVNGVFLIGYPLHSRDHPTRNVKADALYRLVSPLLFIQGTRDRNCDLDALRATLTRVGTLKTLHVVEEADGAMAVPKRSGRPAEDVTRELLDALDSWFHQVVEGP
- a CDS encoding NAD-dependent epimerase/dehydratase family protein, whose protein sequence is MEKVLITGIAGGQGRLLARRLLDTWEVTGADRVPWEGRPKGVTVHEVDLRKRKFEDVLRTEQPTALVHMGFVRHFRLPDRIRHEVNVRGTKQLLDHCVSYGVQKLVVISSSYVYGAFPENPFYMDEDHPLGASRSYPEIRDLVEVDTLASAFIWKYPHIRTSVLRPVNVLGYYVHSMIGEYLRQRRVPTVMGFDPMLQFIHEEDVSEAIALALEHGLQGVFNVVGPGATPLSVAIRESGGTAWPIPEPILRPLLDRLFAWGVVPYPSGAIDYVKYPVTLSGKRFADATGFRPLFGLEEIFHSVRR
- a CDS encoding ParA family protein, yielding MLNEKGGSGKTTLAAGLGAHLALCGGRRVLAIDMDPQGQLGKVLGVEVRQARRSAIELLVDAVLGPPSGAGEEAAPARAAELPILPTRIPRLDVVVAHKALGLAPALGAGEPEPTGRLRRRLDAARGLAPYDYVLVDGPPSFGLLTLNVLRAVDEVVVPVPLTFLALDGCAELVRTIESVRTRYDHPGLRITMVVPTFHRRTRLAAEVLAALEQRFPKEIAHTVVGWHVKIDEAQARGLSVFEYAPGDRGARALAALAQELEARTPAGAT